One Balneola sp. DNA window includes the following coding sequences:
- a CDS encoding MFS transporter codes for MDKAERSTSHHSDISPRLQLIATCAAFFILGAAFATWASRIPAIRDIASLTPVTLGYVLLVKGIGAVVIMPAVTAAIHRIGAKKSAALFGLVLILILIPMTLASGWKVLALVLFISGAAGSGYNICINALGAKIEASTGKSHMSMIHSWFGVGNFAGALIGTGLASQQFSASSHFWSMAFLMVVLLIMLYKYLPEDDPQQGTARPGFKLPHGGLIWLGVICFMAASIEESISNWVVLFFTDYVGTSDGVAPIGFAAYAGALLLMRLVGDRLKPRFGAKTLLTVGSLTAAAGIMTAILSPSIIVATVGFLVAGAGVALNFPMVFSAAGKEGAVALASVATLGVVGGMISQPIMGFLVEKFQLTGGFTFIVICMVAVAAGSWKAELLKK; via the coding sequence ATGGATAAAGCGGAAAGAAGTACTTCACATCATTCAGATATTTCGCCACGGCTTCAGCTCATAGCCACATGTGCGGCATTTTTTATTTTAGGGGCAGCGTTTGCGACATGGGCTTCCAGGATACCAGCAATTCGGGATATTGCCTCACTTACTCCGGTTACGCTTGGCTATGTGTTATTGGTAAAAGGAATTGGGGCGGTAGTTATTATGCCGGCCGTAACGGCAGCCATTCACAGAATAGGGGCAAAGAAATCAGCTGCATTATTTGGCTTGGTGCTTATCCTAATTCTTATTCCGATGACCTTAGCGTCAGGCTGGAAGGTACTTGCTTTGGTTTTGTTCATTTCAGGAGCGGCAGGGAGCGGTTATAACATTTGTATAAATGCATTGGGCGCAAAAATTGAGGCTAGTACCGGAAAGTCTCATATGTCTATGATTCATTCCTGGTTTGGTGTAGGGAATTTTGCAGGGGCGCTTATTGGAACCGGGCTGGCCTCTCAGCAGTTTTCAGCTTCCAGCCATTTTTGGAGTATGGCATTTCTGATGGTTGTGCTTCTTATCATGCTCTACAAATATCTTCCCGAAGATGATCCTCAACAAGGCACGGCCAGGCCGGGATTCAAGCTGCCTCATGGCGGATTAATTTGGCTGGGAGTAATCTGTTTTATGGCAGCTTCTATCGAAGAATCAATTAGTAACTGGGTAGTATTATTTTTTACAGACTATGTAGGGACAAGTGATGGAGTTGCGCCTATAGGTTTTGCGGCATACGCTGGAGCACTGCTTCTAATGCGATTGGTGGGTGACAGGCTGAAACCAAGATTTGGGGCCAAGACGCTTTTAACAGTAGGCTCACTAACCGCTGCTGCAGGAATTATGACCGCAATTTTATCACCAAGCATTATAGTTGCTACAGTTGGCTTTTTGGTTGCTGGAGCCGGTGTGGCGCTAAACTTCCCGATGGTATTTAGTGCAGCCGGTAAAGAAGGGGCTGTCGCTTTGGCATCGGTTGCTACATTGGGTGTTGTTGGTGGGATGATTTCTCAGCCTATTATGGGCTTTCTTGTCGAAAAATTTCAACTAACAGGCGGCTTTACTTTTATCGTGATTTGCATGGTTGCAGTAGCGGCCGGAAGCTGGAAAGCTGAATTACTAAAGAAATAG
- a CDS encoding adenylate kinase, which translates to MNIILFGPPGAGKGTQAKLLQNEYNIPHLSTGDIFRAAIKNKTPLGVKVKSILDAGELVPDETVVDLVADELAKEKYQDGYILDGFPRTVVQAEAFDAFLEKNNDSLDAFILLSVPEEELIKRILSRGEGRSDDTEEKVKTRLKVYYDETEPVMKHYQKQNKVQKIEGMGSIDEIFERITDQLS; encoded by the coding sequence ATGAATATTATTCTGTTTGGCCCTCCGGGCGCGGGAAAAGGAACACAGGCAAAATTGTTGCAAAACGAGTATAACATCCCTCATCTTTCGACCGGGGATATATTTCGGGCGGCAATTAAAAATAAAACTCCCCTTGGCGTTAAAGTGAAGTCAATTCTTGACGCCGGTGAGCTAGTCCCTGATGAAACCGTTGTAGACTTGGTAGCTGATGAGCTTGCCAAAGAAAAGTATCAGGATGGATATATTTTGGATGGCTTTCCGAGAACAGTTGTACAGGCGGAAGCTTTTGATGCTTTCCTTGAGAAGAACAATGATTCGCTCGATGCTTTTATCCTCCTTTCCGTTCCGGAAGAAGAGTTGATTAAGCGCATTCTCTCCAGAGGTGAAGGTCGTTCAGATGATACAGAAGAGAAAGTTAAAACAAGGCTTAAGGTTTATTATGATGAAACTGAGCCAGTTATGAAGCACTACCAAAAGCAAAACAAGGTGCAGAAAATAGAGGGTATGGGGTCCATTGATGAGATATTCGAGCGGATAACCGACCAGCTTTCCTGA
- a CDS encoding 50S ribosomal protein L19, with protein MDKLKLVEQSLINEDIPQFTAGDTVNVHYRVREGEKERIQQYEGVVLSERGSGPNKTFTVRKISSNVGVERVFPLNSPFIAQIEVKKKGKVRRSKLFYLRDLRGKAARIKDKEVKK; from the coding sequence ATGGATAAGTTAAAACTTGTAGAGCAAAGCCTGATAAATGAGGACATTCCTCAGTTTACTGCCGGAGATACAGTAAACGTACATTACCGTGTACGAGAAGGTGAAAAAGAACGTATTCAGCAATATGAAGGCGTTGTGCTTTCTGAGCGTGGAAGCGGCCCTAACAAAACATTCACTGTAAGAAAAATCAGTAGTAATGTTGGTGTAGAGCGTGTTTTCCCACTGAACTCTCCTTTCATCGCTCAAATTGAAGTGAAGAAAAAAGGAAAAGTAAGACGTTCTAAATTATTCTATCTGCGCGACCTTCGTGGTAAAGCAGCTCGTATTAAAGACAAAGAAGTTAAGAAGTAA
- a CDS encoding tRNA (guanosine(37)-N1)-methyltransferase TrmD yields MRIDIISAVPALLDGPLNHSIVKRAVDKEQVEIHVHDLRDYTEDKHKKIDDYPYGGEPGMVLTPQPIFSCIEKLQSERDYDELIFTAPDGEVFEQADANALSLKENIIILCGHYKGVDQRIRDELITKEFSIGDYVLSGGELPAMVITDAIVRLLPGVLGDAGSALNDSFQDGLLEGPVYTRPAEFKGLKVPDVLLSGDHKKVENWKQEQSEKRTKERRKDLYEKFKKEH; encoded by the coding sequence ATGAGAATTGATATCATATCCGCTGTTCCTGCTTTATTGGATGGACCGCTTAATCACAGTATTGTGAAACGGGCTGTTGATAAAGAACAGGTTGAAATACATGTGCACGACCTTCGGGATTACACCGAAGACAAGCACAAAAAAATAGATGATTACCCTTACGGAGGCGAGCCCGGAATGGTGTTAACTCCGCAGCCAATTTTTAGCTGTATAGAAAAGCTCCAGTCCGAACGTGATTATGATGAACTCATTTTCACTGCACCCGATGGTGAAGTTTTTGAACAGGCTGATGCAAATGCATTATCACTCAAAGAAAACATCATCATTCTATGCGGGCATTATAAAGGCGTTGATCAGCGCATACGAGATGAACTCATTACCAAAGAGTTTTCCATTGGTGATTATGTGCTTTCAGGAGGCGAACTCCCGGCAATGGTGATAACAGATGCCATTGTGCGACTACTCCCCGGTGTGTTGGGAGATGCAGGAAGCGCATTAAATGATTCATTTCAGGATGGACTGCTGGAAGGTCCGGTTTATACGCGTCCGGCAGAATTCAAAGGATTAAAAGTTCCTGATGTGTTGCTTTCCGGAGACCACAAGAAAGTGGAAAACTGGAAACAGGAGCAGTCAGAAAAACGGACTAAAGAACGAAGAAAAGATTTGTACGAAAAATTTAAGAAAGAACATTAA
- the rimM gene encoding 16S rRNA processing protein RimM, translating into MNQDANTPGFVQVGHVERSHGLEGEVKVFFDVDDPQKVETLKLVYLRNERGDFYPARIIDMRVEGKRNKISFFVQFDHIADRTGAEALKGKSIFLETEDAEPFVSAEEESEDSLIDHEVYDDEESIGLVVDVMNNPAHPILVVATTSGSRLIPYIDHFVKETRDGNIYCQNLDELEGI; encoded by the coding sequence ATGAATCAGGACGCCAATACACCGGGCTTTGTTCAGGTGGGGCATGTAGAACGCTCCCATGGACTTGAAGGCGAGGTCAAAGTTTTCTTTGATGTCGATGATCCACAAAAGGTGGAGACACTAAAGCTTGTGTATTTGCGGAATGAACGTGGCGACTTTTATCCTGCCCGCATTATTGATATGCGGGTTGAAGGAAAAAGAAACAAGATTTCGTTCTTTGTACAATTTGACCATATCGCTGATCGCACAGGCGCTGAAGCACTAAAAGGGAAAAGTATTTTTCTGGAAACAGAAGATGCTGAGCCATTTGTTAGTGCGGAAGAAGAGTCTGAAGATTCACTCATAGATCATGAAGTTTATGATGATGAAGAATCGATAGGACTGGTGGTTGATGTGATGAACAACCCGGCTCACCCCATATTAGTAGTAGCTACTACTTCGGGAAGCCGGTTAATTCCATACATTGATCATTTTGTGAAAGAAACCCGCGATGGTAATATCTATTGCCAAAACCTGGATGAACTGGAGGGTATATGA
- the rpsP gene encoding 30S ribosomal protein S16: protein MLRIRLQRKGRKKRPIWHIVVAERHEARDGRIVEQVGRYDNVTEKKEVVINEERILYWLDSGAQPTDTVRKILRHEGILYKRHLINWGKSEEEVEAALAEWKEYRDSKKEDASSRKADYKEVLAAEEREYKEQLQKKAKQAAAEVEAEKAAAEAEEKEDDAPKSEADKIEEALEKADSDDSSEEAKEEVAETEAEDTTEAEAEEESAADEAEEETEAKEEAPAEEEDSEEESADEPEEEKAEEAEESEEETKDEEPAEEEAEETSGQVSTDMTAKEAIDHIDSTDLADLKGFVPEDEDRVTVQRAWESKQEG from the coding sequence TTGTTAAGAATCAGATTACAACGCAAAGGACGTAAGAAACGACCGATCTGGCATATTGTAGTAGCCGAAAGACATGAAGCCCGCGATGGCCGTATTGTTGAGCAGGTTGGACGTTATGACAACGTAACCGAGAAAAAAGAAGTAGTTATAAACGAAGAGCGTATTCTTTACTGGTTAGATTCCGGTGCACAGCCTACCGATACTGTACGCAAAATCCTTCGCCACGAAGGCATTCTTTATAAGCGCCACCTCATCAACTGGGGCAAGAGCGAAGAAGAAGTTGAAGCAGCTCTGGCTGAGTGGAAAGAATACAGAGATTCTAAAAAAGAAGACGCTTCCAGCCGTAAAGCAGATTACAAAGAAGTACTTGCAGCTGAAGAAAGAGAATACAAGGAGCAACTTCAGAAGAAAGCGAAACAAGCTGCTGCTGAAGTAGAAGCAGAAAAAGCTGCTGCTGAAGCCGAAGAAAAGGAAGATGACGCTCCGAAGTCAGAAGCAGATAAAATTGAAGAAGCGCTAGAAAAAGCTGACTCTGATGATTCTTCTGAAGAAGCAAAAGAAGAAGTAGCTGAAACCGAAGCAGAAGATACAACTGAAGCGGAAGCTGAGGAAGAGTCGGCTGCTGATGAGGCTGAAGAAGAAACAGAAGCCAAAGAAGAAGCTCCTGCTGAAGAAGAAGATTCCGAAGAAGAATCTGCTGACGAGCCTGAGGAAGAAAAAGCTGAGGAAGCTGAAGAGTCCGAAGAAGAAACCAAAGATGAAGAACCAGCTGAAGAAGAAGCTGAAGAAACATCAGGACAAGTTTCTACGGACATGACTGCAAAAGAAGCTATTGATCACATCGATAGTACTGACCTTGCAGACCTCAAAGGATTTGTACCAGAAGACGAAGACCGTGTAACGGTTCAGCGTGCCTGGGAAAGTAAACAAGAAGGATAA
- a CDS encoding signal recognition particle protein, whose translation MFEDLSSKLDKAFQSLKGEARITDVNIAETVREIRRALLDADVNYEVARQFTEDVKEQVLGSDVLTSVNPGQQFTKIVFDKLVETFGGEKADIALAQTPPTVILIAGLQGSGKTTFVGKLARHLKQEHKRNPLLAAADVYRPAAVDQLKTLASQIDVPVYSIEQKDAVRVAKEAVSMAKSLALDTVIIDTAGRLHVDEEMMNEVAEIKKAVNPHEILFVVDSMTGQDAVNTAKEFNERINYDGVVLTKLDGDTRGGAALSIKSVVNKPIKFVSTGEKLEALSPFYPDRMAQRILGMGDVVSFVEKAQKEFDEKEAEKLQKKIRSDKFDLNDFLEQIQKIKKMGDFSDLVSMIPGASKALDDTEIDDDAFKPIEAIILSMTPEERQEPELLNGSRRRRIAKGSGTTVREINQLMKQFDQMKKMMKTMSKMGKAGRALQGLKNLPIGR comes from the coding sequence ATGTTTGAAGATTTATCCTCAAAATTAGATAAAGCCTTTCAGTCACTGAAAGGAGAAGCTCGAATCACCGATGTGAATATAGCGGAGACTGTCCGTGAAATTCGCCGCGCGTTATTGGATGCTGATGTTAACTATGAGGTTGCCCGCCAGTTTACCGAAGATGTAAAAGAGCAGGTGCTCGGTTCCGATGTACTCACCAGTGTTAATCCCGGCCAACAGTTCACAAAAATTGTGTTCGATAAGCTGGTTGAAACATTTGGTGGCGAAAAGGCCGATATCGCACTGGCTCAAACTCCCCCTACAGTAATTCTTATAGCCGGACTTCAGGGTTCGGGTAAAACAACCTTTGTTGGTAAGTTAGCCCGACACTTAAAGCAGGAGCATAAAAGGAATCCTCTTCTTGCTGCCGCCGATGTTTATCGCCCTGCTGCTGTAGACCAGCTTAAGACACTCGCTTCGCAAATTGATGTTCCGGTGTATTCCATCGAGCAGAAAGATGCAGTTCGTGTTGCCAAAGAAGCCGTTTCCATGGCTAAAAGTTTGGCACTCGATACGGTTATCATTGATACCGCGGGTCGTTTACATGTAGATGAGGAGATGATGAACGAGGTAGCGGAAATTAAAAAAGCCGTTAATCCTCATGAGATTCTGTTTGTAGTCGATTCTATGACCGGACAGGATGCTGTTAATACAGCCAAAGAATTTAACGAACGCATTAATTACGACGGCGTGGTTTTAACCAAGCTGGATGGTGACACCCGCGGTGGTGCTGCACTATCTATCAAGTCCGTTGTAAATAAGCCCATCAAATTTGTGAGTACCGGCGAAAAGCTGGAAGCTCTCTCTCCTTTTTATCCCGACCGAATGGCTCAGCGTATTCTGGGCATGGGAGATGTGGTATCGTTTGTTGAAAAAGCTCAAAAAGAATTTGACGAGAAAGAAGCTGAAAAACTTCAAAAGAAAATACGGTCTGATAAATTCGACCTGAACGACTTTCTCGAGCAAATTCAAAAGATCAAGAAAATGGGAGACTTTTCTGATCTCGTATCTATGATACCCGGCGCCAGCAAAGCATTGGATGATACCGAAATCGATGATGATGCATTCAAACCGATTGAAGCTATAATCTTATCAATGACGCCGGAGGAGCGCCAGGAACCTGAGCTATTAAATGGAAGTCGAAGACGACGTATAGCAAAAGGATCTGGCACCACAGTTCGTGAGATCAATCAACTCATGAAGCAGTTCGATCAAATGAAAAAAATGATGAAGACCATGTCAAAAATGGGTAAAGCCGGACGTGCTCTTCAAGGACTGAAAAATCTGCCTATTGGCCGATAA
- a CDS encoding flagellar motor protein MotB → MKFFSLKIPLLSIVVTALLIGCGGPPQNNPLLMEAENSYNQAENDSLVVLKAPVALKEAEEALEQSQQIWKEEGEDKATLVEHYAYIAQQKTKVARETAKLNAAQDEVEQAEAERKQVLIEARKAEAIAAERRAENALEQVKKERAEAEKARQEASELASRLSEMEARQSERGMVLTLGDVLFDFNSSNLKAGANKVVNELANFLKEYPQRSIQIEGFTDSVGSAEYNKNLSQRRADALQDALVNAGISSRRIETIGYGEEYPVATNMNEAGRQQNRRVEVIISNENGVVTQRTQ, encoded by the coding sequence ATGAAATTCTTTTCACTCAAAATACCCCTATTAAGTATTGTTGTTACCGCCCTGCTAATTGGTTGCGGTGGACCACCTCAGAATAATCCTCTCCTTATGGAAGCAGAAAACTCATACAACCAAGCCGAAAATGATTCTCTTGTTGTGTTGAAAGCTCCCGTAGCTTTAAAAGAAGCGGAAGAAGCCCTTGAACAAAGCCAGCAAATTTGGAAAGAGGAAGGTGAAGACAAAGCCACATTGGTTGAACACTACGCTTACATCGCCCAGCAAAAAACGAAAGTCGCCAGGGAAACCGCAAAATTAAATGCCGCTCAGGATGAAGTGGAACAAGCAGAAGCCGAGCGTAAGCAAGTACTCATAGAAGCCCGAAAGGCAGAGGCTATTGCAGCAGAGCGCAGGGCGGAAAATGCACTCGAGCAAGTAAAGAAAGAACGTGCTGAAGCGGAAAAAGCTCGTCAGGAAGCCAGTGAATTAGCCAGTCGCCTTTCAGAAATGGAGGCTCGACAAAGTGAGCGAGGCATGGTTCTTACTCTTGGTGATGTACTTTTTGATTTCAACAGCTCGAACCTAAAAGCCGGAGCTAATAAAGTTGTGAATGAGTTGGCGAACTTCCTTAAAGAATATCCTCAGCGTTCTATTCAAATTGAAGGATTTACCGATAGTGTTGGGTCAGCCGAGTACAACAAGAATTTATCTCAGCGCAGGGCTGATGCATTACAGGACGCCTTGGTAAACGCAGGAATTTCCAGCCGAAGAATTGAAACCATTGGCTATGGAGAAGAATACCCGGTAGCTACAAATATGAATGAAGCCGGCAGACAACAAAATCGCCGGGTAGAGGTTATTATATCTAACGAGAATGGAGTAGTTACGCAACGTACGCAATAA
- a CDS encoding leucyl/phenylalanyl-tRNA--protein transferase has protein sequence MKILPPEGLLEAYSQGIFPMAKSKDAEGVDWYSARKRGIIPIGEFHTSDNLARIIRQERFEIRVNSNFRQVVTECANRETSWINDLIINSYDVLNQYGNACSVECYKDEKLVGGLYGVKLKAAFFGESMFKKEKWADKVALYYCHKILEKNNFLLWDTQFYTDHLAQFGCIEIEAEEYEEMLERALKKATSFSL, from the coding sequence ATGAAAATACTTCCACCCGAAGGATTACTTGAAGCATATAGCCAGGGAATCTTCCCGATGGCTAAAAGTAAAGATGCAGAAGGAGTGGACTGGTATTCAGCCCGAAAGCGGGGGATTATTCCTATTGGTGAATTTCACACCTCAGATAACCTTGCCCGAATTATTAGGCAGGAAAGATTTGAAATACGAGTGAATAGTAACTTTCGGCAGGTGGTTACAGAATGTGCCAATCGGGAGACTTCCTGGATTAACGACTTGATTATCAACTCCTATGATGTTTTGAATCAGTATGGAAATGCCTGCAGCGTAGAATGCTATAAAGATGAAAAGCTGGTGGGTGGTTTATATGGGGTGAAATTAAAGGCTGCTTTCTTTGGGGAGAGCATGTTCAAAAAAGAGAAGTGGGCTGATAAGGTAGCTTTATATTACTGCCACAAAATTTTAGAAAAAAACAACTTCCTGCTTTGGGATACTCAGTTCTATACAGATCACTTAGCTCAGTTCGGCTGTATTGAAATTGAAGCTGAAGAGTATGAAGAAATGCTTGAACGAGCCTTGAAAAAAGCTACTAGCTTTAGTTTGTAA
- a CDS encoding peptidase has translation MMLLTYQVSAQTPTISEKTEGLTKTEGYFDYYFDESKDQIWVEIDKLDTEFIYVNSLTAGIGSNDIGLDRGQLGDTRIVYFERRGPKVLMVQPNYGFRAETDNELEKKSVREAFASSIIAGFKVEAEEDGKVLIDLTDFLLRDAHGVSDRLRGMGQGSFSLDKSRSALYSEGTMNFPKNTEFEATLTFGGSGAGGYLRSVAPSSDAITVRQHHSFVELPDDGYQKRETDPRSGFFGISYQDYGTPINQPLTKRFIARHRLEKKNPEAAMSEPVEPIVYYLDNGTPEPVRSALLDGARWWNQAFEAAGYKDAFIVKVLPEDAHPLDVRYNVIQWIHRSTRGWSYGSSVTDPRTGEIIKGHVSLGSLRVRQDYLIAVGLLAPYQDDEMNTAMQEMALARIRQLSAHEIGHTIGIAHNFAASVTNDASVMDYPHPQPKLVNGEIDLSTPYDVGIGEWDKAVVNYGYQDFPEGTNEKEALNEIIREAYDSGLKFISDADARPQSGAHPDAHLWDFGSDPASQLSKVLEIRKVALENFGEANLKSGQAMAELEDALVPMYFFHRYQLEGTVKLIGGLDYSYNLKGDNLPGPKIVDKSTQQKALAEMLKAIEPSTLAIPENLLSLIPPRPSTLGYSRELFSGNTGPALDALGIAETAADVPVSLILNPDRANRLVEYSARDNNLSLETVLDELIKASWDKKAQGGYLGSIQRVVNHVVLKNMIALAADRDANPVTKAITHKKLTDLQSKLSGKNDADSRYAVYTIGMYLTNPEDFEIENAPSAPPGSPIGSDALFYCEF, from the coding sequence ATGATGTTGCTCACCTATCAGGTATCGGCACAAACCCCAACCATTTCCGAAAAAACAGAAGGGCTTACTAAAACAGAAGGCTATTTTGATTACTACTTTGATGAATCCAAGGATCAGATTTGGGTAGAAATCGATAAGCTGGATACGGAATTTATATATGTGAATTCACTTACGGCTGGAATTGGATCCAACGATATAGGTTTGGATAGAGGTCAGCTTGGGGATACCCGGATAGTTTACTTTGAAAGAAGAGGACCTAAAGTGCTGATGGTTCAACCCAACTATGGATTCCGGGCAGAAACAGACAATGAGCTGGAGAAAAAGTCGGTTCGTGAAGCTTTCGCTTCATCCATTATTGCGGGATTTAAAGTAGAAGCAGAGGAAGATGGGAAAGTACTTATTGATCTAACAGATTTCTTGCTGCGGGATGCCCATGGTGTTTCTGACCGCTTAAGGGGAATGGGGCAGGGCTCTTTTAGTCTAGATAAAAGCCGATCCGCACTTTACAGTGAGGGAACCATGAACTTCCCGAAAAACACAGAATTTGAAGCCACCCTTACCTTCGGCGGAAGTGGTGCCGGTGGATATCTTCGATCCGTGGCTCCCAGCTCGGATGCCATCACGGTTCGTCAGCACCACTCATTTGTGGAGTTGCCGGATGATGGGTATCAAAAAAGAGAAACGGATCCAAGGTCAGGGTTTTTTGGAATTTCATATCAAGATTACGGAACACCAATCAATCAGCCACTAACGAAAAGATTTATAGCCCGGCATCGACTGGAGAAAAAGAATCCGGAAGCAGCAATGAGTGAGCCGGTAGAGCCGATTGTCTATTATCTGGATAACGGAACTCCAGAACCGGTTCGAAGTGCCCTGCTTGATGGCGCCCGCTGGTGGAATCAGGCATTTGAGGCGGCAGGATATAAGGATGCTTTTATTGTGAAGGTGCTTCCTGAAGATGCTCATCCATTGGACGTACGATATAATGTAATTCAGTGGATCCACCGGTCAACGCGCGGTTGGTCTTATGGTTCTTCGGTTACTGACCCACGAACTGGAGAGATCATAAAGGGCCATGTTTCATTGGGGTCATTAAGGGTTCGTCAAGATTATTTAATAGCTGTTGGTTTATTAGCCCCGTACCAAGATGACGAGATGAATACAGCCATGCAGGAAATGGCTCTGGCCCGTATTCGCCAACTTTCTGCTCATGAGATTGGGCATACGATTGGTATTGCACATAACTTTGCTGCCAGTGTAACAAATGATGCCTCTGTGATGGATTACCCACACCCTCAACCGAAATTAGTAAATGGAGAGATCGACCTTTCAACTCCTTATGATGTTGGAATTGGTGAGTGGGATAAAGCCGTAGTTAATTATGGCTATCAGGATTTTCCCGAAGGCACGAACGAAAAAGAAGCCCTCAATGAAATTATAAGAGAAGCCTACGACTCTGGGTTGAAATTTATTTCTGATGCCGATGCCCGCCCACAAAGCGGAGCCCACCCGGATGCGCATCTTTGGGATTTTGGTTCTGATCCTGCTTCGCAACTATCAAAAGTTCTTGAAATCAGAAAAGTAGCATTAGAGAATTTTGGAGAAGCTAATCTAAAATCAGGACAGGCAATGGCCGAGCTTGAAGACGCTTTGGTGCCCATGTATTTCTTTCATCGGTATCAGTTAGAAGGAACCGTGAAACTGATTGGTGGGCTTGATTACAGCTATAATCTAAAAGGCGACAATCTTCCCGGCCCTAAAATTGTCGACAAATCAACCCAGCAAAAAGCGTTAGCTGAAATGTTGAAGGCCATCGAGCCAAGTACTTTAGCTATTCCTGAAAACCTGTTGAGCCTTATTCCTCCAAGACCTTCAACGCTTGGGTATTCACGAGAACTGTTTAGTGGAAATACAGGCCCGGCGCTGGATGCTTTAGGAATCGCAGAAACGGCAGCCGACGTACCGGTAAGTCTGATTCTGAATCCGGATCGAGCAAATCGATTGGTAGAATATAGCGCTCGTGATAATAACCTTAGTTTAGAAACTGTTCTGGATGAACTCATTAAAGCGAGCTGGGACAAAAAAGCTCAGGGCGGATATCTTGGGTCTATCCAACGAGTCGTAAACCATGTGGTGTTGAAGAATATGATTGCTCTTGCAGCGGATCGAGATGCAAATCCTGTAACCAAAGCCATCACCCATAAAAAACTAACCGACCTTCAATCCAAGCTATCTGGTAAAAATGATGCGGACAGCCGGTATGCGGTTTATACCATTGGGATGTACTTGACTAACCCAGAAGATTTCGAGATTGAAAATGCACCGTCAGCACCTCCGGGCTCGCCAATTGGTTCTGATGCTTTGTTTTATTGTGAATTTTAA